Proteins found in one Macrobrachium nipponense isolate FS-2020 chromosome 4, ASM1510439v2, whole genome shotgun sequence genomic segment:
- the LOC135211615 gene encoding KRAB-A domain-containing protein 2-like → MSDFKEQFEQKLDNLLQSKNDNVVIPRKEKRAQWIAQLLRIEKELPKTSDDYNMKKRFEILRVGDDDRLIRKRKGLDTEFKFIVCFEEVHQAISVAHSAVGHDGEKKTFKEGEKKWANLTMQCCQMFISFCIECQEKKKRRVHKGLLVKPVRSETIFSRCQIDLINSQTLPDGEFKYILTFINHFSKFCVLRPLTSKRAEEVANTLLPIFLTFVAPVVLHSDNGREFVNAVISELSTLWPEVKLVTGRPRHPQSQGAVERLNGVIQDKLKIWMHENKSSRWSVGVHFVQWQINISEHETIKTSPFKVMFGIEPKVGLASTVIPPNMLGNIRTEEYLDTILQNEAEGAADEEEQEGEEEQEGEEERDGEEAPQFAEARQLAAAGQEKTALRMTRRAKHLLSALQVGDNATLKVPEFDRGPSDSRNLLVVVLQRDEDLYQVGCREGRITTRYTAADMDPVKEKLLTPDEVPDVEMALRTAVTRYTGGQGYVKCACKTNCTTSRCSCTNKLLKCNSRCQPGRSCSNI, encoded by the coding sequence ATGTCGGACTTTAAAGAGCAGTTTGAGCAGAAGTTGGACAACTTATTACAGTCTAAGAATGACAATGTGGTCATTCCTCGGAAAGAGAAACGTGCACAGTGGATAGCTCAGCTGCTTAGAATTGAAAAGGAACTGCCTAAAACCAGCGATgactataatatgaaaaaaagattcGAAATTCTCAGAGTTGGTGACGATGACCGACTTATTCGGAAGCGTAAAGGATTGGACACTGAATTTAAGTTTATAGTGTGCTTTGAGGAAGTTCATCAGGCCATTTCGGTCGCGCATTCAGCTGTGGGTCATGACggtgaaaagaaaactttcaaagaaggagaaaaaaagtgGGCTAATTTGACTATGCAGTGCTGCCAGATGTTCATAAGTTTTTGCATTGAGtgtcaagagaagaaaaaacgtaGAGTACATAAAGGTCTTTTGGTGAAGCCTGTTAGAAGCGAGACTATTTTTTCTCGATGCCAAATTGACTTGATCAATTCTCAAACATTACCTGATGGGGAATTTAAATATATTCTGACCTTCATCAACCATTTCAGCAAGTTTTGTGTGCTGCGGCCCCTTACATCAAAACGAGCTGAGGAGGTTGCAAACACGCTTCTCCCAATATTTTTGACCTTCGTCGCTCCCGTTGTCCTGCACTCGGATAACGGGAGAGAGTTTGTGAATGCCGTTATATCAGAGTTGTCTACGCTCTGGCCTGAAGTTAAGCTCGTCACTGGTCGGCCGCGCCACCCACAAAGCCAAGGTGCAGTTGAAAGATTGAATGGAGTCATTcaagacaaattaaaaatttggatGCACGAAAACAAGTCCAGCAGGTGGAGCGTTGGGGTCCACTTTGTCCAGTGGCAAATAAACATTTCGGAACATGAAACCATAAAAACAAGTCCGTTTAAAGTCATGTTCGGGATCGAACCCAAGGTAGGCCTAGCATCCACTGTTATTCCACCTAATATGCTCGGCAATATAAGAACTGAAGAATATTTAGACACCATCCTCCAAAATGAAGCCGAAGGGGCGGCTGATGAAGAGGaacaagaaggagaggaggaacaggaaggagaagaggaacgaGATGGAGAAGAGGCGCCGCAGTTCGCTGAAGCTCGGCAACTGGCTGCAGCCGGCCAAGAAAAAACTGCACTTAGAATGACAAGGAGAGCGAAACACCTCTTAAGTGCCCTACAAGTGGGTGACAACGCGACGCTGAAAGTTCCCGAGTTTGATCGTGGGCCGAGTGACAGCAGGAACCTCCTGGTTGTGGTACTGCAGAGAGACGAGGACCTGTACCAGGTAGGCTGCAGAGAAGGACGCATAACCACCCGGTACACGGCAGCTGACATGGACCCCGTTAAGGAAAAGCTCCTCACCCCAGATGAGGTTCCCGACGTTGAAATGGCTTTGAGAACCGCTGTAACCAGGTACACAGGAGGCCAAGGGTATGTGAAGTGTGCCTGTAAAACAAATTGCACAACTTCCAGATGCTCCTGCACAAATAAGCTGTTAAAATGTAACTCTCGTTGCCAACCTGGTCGTTCTTGTAGCAATATTTAA